From the genome of Bos javanicus breed banteng chromosome 23, ARS-OSU_banteng_1.0, whole genome shotgun sequence:
gaaggcaggaggagaaggggacatcagaggatgagatggttggatggcatcaccaactcagtgcacatgagtttgagtaaactctgggagttggtgatggaccgggaggcctggcatgctgcggtccatgaggttgcaaagagtcggacacgactgagtgactgaactgaattgaactctaGTTTAGAGAATAAGCCATTATACAAAATAataggataaaaattaaaaaggaaattaatatcTGTTTTATGGACCAAATTGTGTCCCTCaaattttatatgttgaaatcccAATAACTCAGAATGTGGCCTTATATGGAGATATGGTCCttacagaggtaatcaagttaacaGGAGATCACTAGGGTGAGTGTTAATCCAAATGACTAgcatccttataaaaagaggaaatatggAAACAGACACAAACACAGCAAGATTGCCATGTGAAGATGAGGGAATATATTAGGGTTATTTTCTACAAGCCAGGGAGTACTAAAGATTGCCAGCAATCACCAGAAGCTAGGTGAGAGGCATATAACTGTTTCTTCCTTGTAGTTCTCAGGAGGAACCAGTTTTGCTGACTCCTTGAAGTGACATTTCTAGCCCAGAATTGTGAGACAGtaagtttttattgtttagtACTCCTAGTTTTTGATAACTTGTTATGGTAGtataacaaatataatacaaTTAAATGCCAAAAGTGTGATTATAGTAATAATGTTTGAGATAGCTGAAGCTGTTATTTTCTGAATTCATATTTTGGATTAAGCTTTATGTTGAGTAATTTATAAAAGTAATCTTCTGTAATTCTTGCAACAATCCTGAGAGACAGATATTAGTCTcactatagattttatttttaaacaatagaGAAATCTTAATAATATCACTGTTGGCAGTACAGCAGTGATTGAAACTCAGATATGTCTAATCTCAAAATGGATGTCCCTGATCAGCACTTTGCATCACTTCTGGGAAAGAGCAGTAGAAGGAGCCACATGATTGAGTTTAGTAAGTTGGGAGCATATTGTCTATCAAAATGCAATAGAGTTCATGGGATGATGCCATTATTCTAGAGGTGGAATaaagaaacaaactgaaaatgtTGCAGTGGCTTGAAAAATGAAGCATTACTGTTCATGAAGGAAGTATGTTGAGACCTCACATCAGAAAATATGGATGAATGTAGAATTGTCAGAGTTTATGATGAAAAATTATGAGAAGAAACCTCTTGAGATGGTGGATATAACTTCTGGTGCAGTAGCCCAAGCCTCAATATAAATAGCTGCTATTTGTTCTGAGAATTTGGAACTTGTGGAGGattttaaagaggagagtgacataACTCAATGGTATTAAAAAGAGTAATCAGAGAATATTTCATCCAGGGGATGGGAAATGATAGACTTACTTTACTGAAAATTGAATGATGCTTCtgggaaaacagaagaaattttCAGAAGTAGTGTACCTTTCCAAAAGAGACCAACTTATCTCTATATGAAATACCATGAGAAGGTCCTCTTTGAAGCAGGAAGATGGACTACAACAATGGTTCTCAAACATTAGCCAGCATCTAAATCACTTGCAGGCTTATTTAAACATCgttttgattcagtaggtctggtgGTACCTGGGAATGTGCATTTTGAAGCACACGGAATCTTTGTCCTTCAAAAGGCATGAGGAAACTTAGGTTGAGGTTAAGTTGATCAGGGTTCTAAATTAGTATTAGTGTCTAAGTAGAGTAGACCAAAGCACATTATAGCCCTCATAGTCTCCTACCACAAACCACACACATGAATGCTGATTTCACCACAAAATAGTGAAGGAAGGGCAATCCAGAATGGACATGCAATCTCCAGAGCAAGAAGAGTGACagtagaagaaaacaggaaagataCTGTTTGCAAATGATACCCACAGTGCAATGATGGGTCACCTGCCACAGTCCAACATCAAAACAGGAGATGTAGTCTCTGGATAATAGAATTGCATACACATTCTACTAATGAAGAGACGAGAGCAAGGACAGGGAAATTTTGGCTGGGCTTGAAAGTTCTAAAACATTGAGGGACCctcctttttttggccacaccgtgtggcatgtgggatcttagttccctgaccagggattgaacccccaatCCCCtgcatgcagtcttaaccactgggctgccagggaaatccATGAGGGACCCtctctaagaaaaaaagaatatacaatggtgaATAAAACACTGATAGGTCCTTCTAatggactttcagttcagttcagttcagttgcccagtcgtgtccaactctttgcgaccccatgaaatcgcagcatgtcaggcctccctgtccatcaccaactcctggagtttacccaaacgcacgtccatcgagtcggtgatgccatccagccatctcatcctctgtcatcctcttctcctcttgcccccaatccctccagcatcagggtcctttccaatgagtcaactctatggatgaggtggccgaagtattggagtttcagcttcagcatcagtctttccaatgaacacccaggactgatctccttcagaatggactggttggatctccttgcagtccaagggactctcaagagtcttttccaacaccacagtttaaaagcatcaattcttaggtgctcagccttcttcacagtccaactctcacatccatacatgaccacaggaaaaaccatagccttgactagacgaacctttgttggcaaagtaatgtctctgctttttaatatgctatctaggttggtcataactttccttccaaggagtaagcgtcttttaatttcatggctgcaatcaccatctgcagtgattttggagacccagaaaataaagtctgacactgtttccactatttccccatctatttgccatgaagtgatgggaccagatgccatgatcttagttttctgaatgttgagctttaagccaactttttcactctcctctttcactttcagcttcaGTGAAATCCTACTCTGGGTAGGGAGATCTCAAGTTACTGCCCTTTCAAActgaaacataaattaaaattctgtctttttttttactttctcatcCACAATTAAATATTCATGATGTATAAATTACTTGCAATTATTCTGAACTGGAAGTTCATCATCTATATTATTGTATAAGTAGTAATCCTGCTTAGTCATTAAATTTGGTACACAAATAAGAGTATATAAATGCAAATGTTAATATATCTTGGCAACAATAGATTATTAGTTATAGTTATTTTACTATACTATATAGGCAATGACATTAAAATGCTCTCTTCCTCTGTTTTAGAATTTATTACATACTTACATATGATAAGTTTATGGATATAATCCTATCTAATAATAGGTTATATGTTTCTCAATGAGTCAAATGCTCTGTCTAGATGCTGTGATTTGTATGTTTAATAATCACAACAACCCAATTAACAAGTTATTTCTACTATGTAAAGGAAGTAAAATGAAACACATAGAAATAACCTGTCAGTGGACATGCAGGTTGGTGGAACTTGAGTGTGATGAACACCACCTGACTACAAAGTCTCTACTcgttcttttccagtcctgataTATCATGTATGTTGGTTTATAAATATAGCGCATAAGGTAATATGTAATGTTTATAACTTCTTGTGGTTCTAGATACAGAAAATATTCATCATGGAATGGGACAATCAGACATTCAACCCTGACTTCATCTTGATGGGAATTTTTAGTTACACGCCCACTCacatctttctcttctctctggtcCTGGGCATCTTCACAATGGCGTTCTTGGCAAACACTCTCATGGTCCTCCTCATCTACCTGGACACGAggctccacacccccatgtacttcctcCTCAGCCAGCTCTCCCTCATGGACCTCATGCTCATCTGCACCACTGTACCCAAGATGGCCCACAGCTACCTGTCTGGCAGGAAGTCCATTTCTGTAGCAGGATGTGAAGCCCAGATCTTTTTCTATGTGTCCCTATTTGGTGCTGAGTGCTTCTTGTTGGCtgtcatggcctatgaccgctatgttgcCATTTGCTATCCTCTTCAGTACCCCAGTCTCATGAACTGGAACCTTTGTAGACTCATGGCTGCCTCTTCATGGTTCCTTGGTGTCTTTGATGGCATTGTTGATGTAGCTGTTACGCTGTCCTTCTCCTATTGTTCCCAAGCAATATCCCAGTTCTTCTGTGATGTCCCAGCACTCCTACATCTCTCATGCATGGATACTTCCACATTTGAAACACTTATTTTCATCTGTTGTGAAGTAATGCTCCTCCTCCCTTTGTCACTCATCAACATCTCATACACACGTGTAATTATAACCATCATTCGCATGAGTTCTGGGGAGGTTTGGCACAAGACTTTCACCATCTGTACTTCACATCTTATTGTGGTGGGGCTGTATTATGGAGTGGCTATGTTCATATATAAGAGACCCACTTCTAATCGATCCCCAGCCCAGGACAAGATGGTGTCAGCCTTCTACACCATTCTCACTCTGATGCTGAATCCCCTTATATACAGCCTCCAGAACAaagatgtggccaaagtattcagtaAGGTACTAGGGAAGAAGTAATCTAGAGAACAAATTGGATAATGGTTTACAgggattcttttttctctcataaCTACTCTCTCTTGCACATTTATTTGTGAAAAAAATGAAGCCCCACGTGATTTAGTAACAAATACACACAGActatatatctatgtgtgtgtgtgtgcatatatatatatataaatatatatatgtatttacatatacatatttgtatataggctttccaggtggtgtcaatgcaggagacacaagtgatgaaggtttgatccctaggtcagaaagatcccctagaggaggttatggcaacccactccagtaatcttgcctggagaatctccatggacagaggagcctggcgggctacagtccatgggtcacagagtcagacacaacaaagcatgcacgcatgcttgGTGATGTCAGCATCCTTTCTACCCCTCCTTATCCCTAAACTATTAATGCATTTTAgtagttcagtttttttttttttcttgcctgtgCTGCACgggtttgtgggatcttatttctctgaccagagatcgaacccagaccctcagtagtgaaagcactgagccctaaccactggactgccatttTGGCAGACAGTAGATTCATAGACAATGATACGAAGTAATAGAGACATCCCAGTTTCTCATATTGGTAAGAAACATCTTGAAAAACTAG
Proteins encoded in this window:
- the LOC133236973 gene encoding olfactory receptor 2M2-like — its product is MEWDNQTFNPDFILMGIFSYTPTHIFLFSLVLGIFTMAFLANTLMVLLIYLDTRLHTPMYFLLSQLSLMDLMLICTTVPKMAHSYLSGRKSISVAGCEAQIFFYVSLFGAECFLLAVMAYDRYVAICYPLQYPSLMNWNLCRLMAASSWFLGVFDGIVDVAVTLSFSYCSQAISQFFCDVPALLHLSCMDTSTFETLIFICCEVMLLLPLSLINISYTRVIITIIRMSSGEVWHKTFTICTSHLIVVGLYYGVAMFIYKRPTSNRSPAQDKMVSAFYTILTLMLNPLIYSLQNKDVAKVFSKVLGKK